TTGCGGGGTCGGTATTCGTACGCCATCTTATGTACTACTAATGTTACTGATTTAATCGAAGTCGTCGGCTTGCCAGTAACATATCACAGGATAACTTATTTTGCGGCACAGACTTCTATACTGACAAGGTATATGGAAATCTGTATTCTgtggtaatatttttatcattcaaTAATACGATTTTTACTCACGAGTAAACGAGTTATTAATATTGCTATAGATAGTCAACGCGGTCATCCTTTTATCGTTAATTTTCGTTAAAAGTCTCGAGTGACCATTTCGAGTTTTTGTTGACTTATGCGTAGAAGGCATTCTACAACTGTCTCTACTGTACGTCTGGAGCCGACATTTTAGAAATGTACAACTTACCGAGCCTGGTAAAAACAGTTTATTACGCCTGCAACAAGGCCGAGCGTAACAAATTCGACTTGGCAGAAGCACCGGACGTCGACTTTCGATAGCGAGTCGCTTTTCGAATTCTTAAAAGTCAACAAGAACCTAGACGAGGGCGACGGTAGGCGGACCATGTAACCTACGTGAAACTGGCACTACAAGGTTAGCACAATAATCTAAAACCATTCCAACAAACTCTACTCGGACTTGTTGGATGTTGTTGGAATTTGTTGGAAGCTACATTAAAAGTTAtgcaatttcaaattttgtagtGGCAACTACATGACTAGCACtacatatgcaaaaaaaactttaaaactctACCAACAATACTCATATAACATTATTGGACGTTGTTGGGCACTTGTTGGAATTTGTTGGAACGTATTTCAAAAGTTATTCAAGTTCAAAGTTTGTAGTGCCAACTTCACcaaaaatatccaaaaatatactaatacagtTTTAAGACGTTAATGGCGGTGTAAAATGAATCATGTAGTGCTATAGCGAAAATtgtggtttaaatatttttaaaagttgtttcagtattttttcttcttctacgATGTGTAAACAAGTTTGTTGTGCcacgttttaaatttgttggACACCAgccaattttgtattttttgtactttgccccccccccaaattaagccctggatccaCCACTGTATTTAAGACCAcggtctacaaaaaaaaaattatataactacacattaaacatttttttttttatataaaagtacaATAAATTTGGTTCATTATTGAAAaccctatttaaaaaaaaatgtaattaattatattataaagataattattGCAATAACAGTTATAtcatcatcttttttttttataaagattctttttttaaattttagatatttgaatgttttttttttgttatagaatTGTAGTTCTTACGATAATTTAagcataaaatatgtaatagtgtacaatttacaaatactaCAATTTCAGTAACTTTATGATTTTCCATATTACGTTAAGTTATAAGTGTTATAGGATGGACATCTTACACACTAGTAACAGCCAACAGGTCATATGATAACCAAgtcaaaaattctaaatatgcattattcacggactaagatagaaTGGACTGGAAACAAAAGCCTAATCACTGAACCGCTTAAGGTTACAAGTAGGACattgcggggggggggggggcaagtgtGAATCTAGCACTACCTATATTTGTTTATCTAATTTATACGATGAAATTAGGTAGCACAAGCCTACTCCATAATTTAAGCTGCCCAGCTCCCGTCACCTGCCCGCCTGTTTGTTTCCAGTCCAatctatcttagtccgtgatatTATCTCatgaaaatatgataaacatacctaaatgtacaaaaaatatttatttttattaaattataaaaggttaaacaaactaaaaatttaatacagaaGTTGTTGAAGCGCATGACAATTGCTTAGTGTGAACATTTTCATTATCATCGCCACTGTTCAAGCATGGAGGAAGAtgtaatttctaaataaataaatatgttttataattagtGTTTGGTAGGGAATGACAGGGAAAATGGGTCATGTTTTGTAGAATttggtttaaaatttgaaattgtaatcACTAAAGCTCTGATTCAAGCAGTAGTTGTcgacataaaaatatgtcaaattaaatttatgattaatttaaatcttgatcagatttattttaactatcaaaatattttttaagtaacttAAATCGATTGATATTCAATCATGAAATTCATAGCCCTGGTAATATGCATAATCATTATTAGATGATAAAACATTGACCAATGGTCTTTAAGTActaggttataaaataataatattacctcaATGCATAGTTTTTTTCTTGTGAGTTTTGTAGCCCAATCTACAGATAGAGGTTCATATAAAAAAGTGTTAAAAGACGCTAATTTACCAATAATAAGCTTCCCATTATAGTCTGCACATGAACTTAGTTCCATTGGTTTCAAAATTAGTACTGTATCCACAAAATGTTCCATTCGACATTTAACCACCtaaaattaacaaacaaaaatattaagatattatgatgAAGCATTAGGAAAATAATTGATAGATAAATTCTTACATCATCAATTGTATGAGCTCGACATGTTAAGAGACAAGTAGCATATGAAGAACGTACAAGAATTCGAAgcttatacaaaaatgtaacaACGTTCAGATCATTAGAATCCCAAATTGGTGAATACAAATTACTAATGGTTATTCTTAATACACGTCTTTGTTCAACAGGAATTTTTGTACTAAAACCTCctttagttattattgtatttatttgttctaGTAGCTCGGAGTAACTGGTACCTAGGGTGAAACAAAAACAAGTCAATACTCACAAATgacttacattatatatacagtgtgaATCACCAAATATGCTTACTCCctattttttcaacaaattgttcataaaaaatatccattaaataatttacaatttgaaggAGGGGGGGAGTAggtctcatttgaaaaacagaagtttgtaccTCCACAATTACTctttcagtaaaaaaaatcaatttcaagaattttaaaatattattttgttggatttcattattaattaaattgtataataataatcatgattAACAgacatataatttcaaatttatttttattttttttttaatactttaaaataggtacttacacttacagtaattaattttagaacatgcgtttatttacaaattataagacttttatttaattactatgttatttgttagctttaaaaaaagataggtataatttgtaataaattttatatgttaaaaaccacccaatggcctaagttacagcagattaattaataataaaaaaaaaaaaatactgtactGTGGGAAATAtgttttgtgaaaaaatatattaaaactatgtaaataGGAAGGTACCTTGTGATTTTTCGTCTGGCCAATACCtaatgttttttaattcatcaacagGAATTTTAGCAGACATATCAAATGTATGTCCAAAAGATATTGATGTATGATGTGGTTTAGAGTCATATATAGGATTTTGACTATAGCGCCAAGCTATCTTAAAATCCTCAGCAATAATATCAGTTGGTTGAAAACTCTCTTCTTGAATTGGTTTTGGTAAATCATTTGCCTAGAACAATAAGCAAATTAAAGAAATACATGCAAGTCCATCTAAAATATCAATCCAACCCAACTTTatgttatttatcaaaaaacttaattaaatatgttggattttttattatatagctatataatacataattgaaTTATGTAGTTGCTATTTGGAatcctaaaacaaattaatattattttactcataATAGAAAACagaacaaagaaaaaaattacaattgctTCTGGCTTCTTTTCGACATCAGCAATCAAAATAGAATGGTCACACACAACTCCTTCagctataaaatgttttgtaatcAATTCTGCATTTCGGCCGTGATTTTCTTCTTctacatacaaaaataatataaatccaaTTAAAATAGTATCAAAAAGTAATAcggatacaaataaaaaaaatatttgaaagtaaatagttataatctttttcataatatgtctatagactaggtatagtatataagtTGTCAACACTTACCAACAAGAGCCACAGTGCCTATTGGAATACCTCCGTCTAAACAAATcaagacaaaaaaattaatctatgATGTAACAGTCAGTATTTAGTGCaatataccaaaaaataaaataaaacaaatatttatcttGAGGATTCAATAcagtgattttctgtttttgtctaacacacgcgcgacatagttttttagacgtgttttttgccaaacattccaatcaATCTAttaaagcgataagaattctgaaaacagatttgaatttgtcatcaagtctacttgaaatcgactttcctacatttttgatattatcccccaaattccagaaaacgtcatattaaaaaagagtatttaaacatttttgtatttcaatttttggagaagctaaaatcaaaaaatcaaaattgtgggaaagttgatttcaagtagacttgacgacgaattcaaatctgttttcagaattctcatcacttcattagatcaattgatatgtttggcaaagaatccgtcaaaaatcctatgtcacgcgtgtgttagacaaaaacagaaaatcacggtatggaatccccttaactcAAATGTTAATGTGGAATTTGTTCATACTGAATTTCCTTACCCAAAACTGCGTCCAACGATACTATTCCGGTagaaatcaaaatttgatttttagtcACTGACGTTTTTGTaccttttaactttaaactttttcttTGACTGATAGTGTGTGACTGCAAGTTCAACGACATAATGGGAAATATGGTTGGatgtttaaaattactttagctaaacaaacaaatttaaaaacataagcTTTGATTCTAcacttattacaaaatatatattttaatctgtaACATTTACACTACATAAATGAAGGAAGAAAATGAGTCCAGTAATACaattatcaatacaaataacaatacgtATTTAagctttaaattttcattttttgagcAATTCAAAAAAGGAAAATTGATGATATTTTGATAATGATAAATGGACAAAATAATGTCGttcttatcataatatcatataaatgataaatctaCTACTATcaaaccacggactaagatttaTCTATTCTACCTTTGACCAGGtagtcataaaattatatttattaaatttatgtgttaatgaatattgaataattcaataataacaatattaataaataatatttaataacacaaCTACACAAGACTACGAGAcaacagtggcgtatttaggaattttgctagggggggggggatgaaatatataaaaataggtacaacCATAAATaccgtacacaataatataatataacaactaatggccatagttgccgaagcttaagataaataaaaaaaaaaaaataatataatatacatttttaaaatccccTAACTTGTAGAAGTTAGTATGGATCAAGACGAAATAAGAATTAACTCAAattgtatagtacctaatagcATTTATTATAGATTCATACTAACGGCAATCCAGTGTTTGatacgataaacaaaaaaaatagttataatacaaaatcccgttttctatttttttttttttttggaagctCAGTTCATCGAAAACCTCATCTGGCATgattattgtattgataataataactacttaatttatagttattatttaatattagataggaaaattgataaaatatttacttctgtCGTACTATTTATTAGGCAAGACTCAATACTTAacaaaaacttgaaaaacatCGTTCAGGTGTAGCAGTTGATACAggcaaaatacaaaattttttcAAGAGTTCATGAATATTTGGATACATCTCTTTATCACAAACATCTAAAGCATGTAACCCAGaggtgaatacaattttttcagtcACTAACACTACACTTAAGTCACTTAAAACAAACCCACGCCCTATGGTAAATCTACAGTCTTCgtggtaattttgtttttgttgacGCATAAAGTGCCTACAGAAATTATCATAGACTGTCTTTGTCGTCTTCCCttgaaaatagataataattttttatggactgtataaatttattcaaatgaaatattataaattacgcgGGTTTTTCAATAACTTTTCTTATCAATAATTCGAGTAATCACAGGGCAGGAcgtgaaaacaaatattttcacgCAGGACGTGAGAATAACCACTGCCTCAAGAATAATGTCGAAAAATCTAGGTAAGTTACAACTGAATTCATacttaactaattatattattcgtgtTGTGCCATGGTTAAAGATACTGTATGTTTGGTTTAGTGCAATGCCAACAGCACCCAGATGCCCCATTGATTGAAGATTACAGAGCTGGCGATCAAATATGTTCTGAATGCGGTCTTGTGGTCGGTGATCGAGTGATAGATGTCGGTTCCGAATGGAGGACGTTCAGTAATGACAAGGGCGCCAATAGTGCCGATCCTTCGCGTGTTGGAGGGGCAGAAAATCCATTGCTCAATGGTTCTGACTTGTCAACACTGGTCGGTCCTTCGAGGGGCGATGCATCATTTGATGAGTTTGGCGgtatgaagtataaaaataagGGTATGGTTTGTTCGACTAATCGTTCACTACTTAATGCGTACAGAGAAATTGGCCTTATGGCCGATCGCATCAATTTGCCAAGGAATATTGTTGACAGGGCCAATGTACTGTTCAAACAAGTGCACGATGGCAAAAATCTTAAAGGTCGATCAAATGACGCAATTGCGTCAGCTAGCTTGTACATCGCTTGTAGGCAAGAAGGTGTGCCACGTACATTCAAAGAAATATGTGCCGTAAGCAAAGTTAGTAAAAAAGAAATTGGaagagtttttaaattaatattaaaggcGTTGGAAACCAGTGTTGATTTGATAACAACTGGAGATTTTATGTCaagattttgttgtaatttgggATTACCAAACATGGTCCAGAGAGCAGCTACTCATATAGCTAAAAAAGCAGTAGAATATGATATTGTACCAGGTCGTTCTCCTATATCCGTAGCGGCCGCAGCAATATTTATGGCGTCCCAAGCATCTGATGAAAAACGTTCTCAAAAAGAAATTGGGGACATTGCTGGTGTTGCAGAAGTCACAATTAAGCAGTCATATAAACTGATATTGGCTAATGCTACTTTACTATTCCCAGAAGACTTTAAGTTTGTGACTCAGATTTCTGATCTTCCAACATCCTAAATATTCCTACCATATAACTATTATTCAACTAAacaacatttatgaaaaatcccacaaatatatttttcataattttactgtacaattagtttttattaaggttTGGACTAAAAAACAAGAgactaatattttgtttgtatttgtatttttgtaaaataaacaaatatttgtcttttctatataatatctttaatgtATAAATGGTTCAATACACGAGTACTACTTTGtagtaatattacaattacctaaattgtacattttagaaatatgttaaatataaaataatacataactaGAGTGCAGAGATttgtaaaacataaaacattttgaaattttcaatgcaccaaaaaatataaagtttctCAATTTTATTAGACGTCCATCTTTTAACAATACTTAActatcatgattttttttatgttaaaagttttaaatatttttccagaTTTAAAGTCAATGTCTAATCTATTGCTAACCAGTAACCATCGcctaattttaataactgaacATAACAATGCTAGTAAGTCATAACTAAGGAACGGActttaatgcaataaaaaaataagaaaaatgtcttaaaaaatatgacttaatgccttaaaaaaatgatttaatatcaaaaaaaaaatgcaatgaaaatataattttgaacttaaaactaataaaaaacatatttataaaaaatattaaaatacaataaaaacttaTCTTATCTCCTCAATTATCTTCtctctatttttgttttacccttaaaattatttccaaaaaaaaaaaaattatttgtatattaatatttattatattattatattaatttttaattcttttagaatgtatacatttttatagatttttatccattcctatataaaaatgacttaaaaacataaaaatgcctataaatgtaatagtcttaaaaatgcaaaataaaagttacattttttaattccttGATGTATGAAATGAACTTaatgcttggaaagcaatgtttttagaaattctgaaaaaaatgcaatttgcaTTCAAATCCGTTCCTTAGTCGTAACTTATAAGACATGCCAtattaacctaggtacaaaaaaTCATTGCtttagaggggggggggggggggaacttTGGATGGTGGAAAAATTTAAACTACCTACCCagcaaaaatagtaaaaacaatggtgtatggtgtatagtgGTTAgtgtccatagttcatagtatCTTAGTtcaagaatttaaatattttgataattttttgaaaaattacgaTCTATACAGTATGTACAATaagtaacattattaatttacaacagTTGACAATGACTATTCGCATGAGGAGGGAAATCACACATTTGCGACACTTCttacatttatagttttaacttaagttaacagATCTCGacaccatattattttcttataataaaatattgggaGTTGAGACGAAAtcaaataggtattaattagaTTTCATAATCACCACAGTCCACAGGtaccttataaataataaaataaattgctaaCTCTATTGTCTGCTattgataatatagttgaaaTCAAAATCCACCTTTGCCGTGAGAATTGCGGGTTTTGTCGCCAGAACATTCAGGCCCCTGTGGTATTGCTTATTTTCATACTACCTACAACTAtctaaaataaaagaatttagATTAATTAGAATATCATTTTTtgtcattatcatattattgtaatatgaacAAATGTTTCTATACTGTTACTTTATTGGAATGAAACCTCAGTAcaaacttttcaaattaaaatatctaaaaccaataaatatctCATTCCGAGACCTGATTGCCCttgctatatatatacaggtaaaTCACGCACGCCCAGCCACCGCGTGCATATTGTTGACGACGGCGAATGATCGGTGCCAAACGGTAGTGGTGAGAATGCGGGAAAAAAGAGGATTTTTGGTCGCCACCCCGTCCTCTGCTCTTGTAGGACAGAGTATATCACATTGCATTTATGCTTgcgtgtttaattttattatattattttcaacatgagaaatgtttgatttttgtaatttagcACTTGATgttttttgactttttaaatCGAGAAGAACTGGTTGCCGTTGAAGTCAATCCATGTTCATTTGTAGAAAAGATACCAgctgtatacaaaaaaaaattgtttggcatgacataaaaaatgtttatatacttGACTAACGGAattgtgtaataaatataattttatttttattcattttcactaacataaattatctattatctattatctttaaatttaaaatttctgtaGTTTTTGATCTGAATTGTTGTCTGGTTTCAAAATTTGAGTTTcaagtttatattaattgaaaaacttACCATACATATCTAAATTACAAATTCATGATGTAGAAGCCATACTATTGAACCTGTAAACTGATATTAAAAaggagtttaaaaaaatgagaCAATAATGTGAATGTACTTTGGTGATGGTATTACCATGCCCCGGAcccaaataaaaatgtaaaacatggTAAAATACAAGACATTTAtaccgttattttttttaataaacttgtcaggaaacttaaaaaaaaaggattttttATAACCTATTTGCAtggaaaactacattttttaacatcGGTGGACATTGTTGtcatccattttattatttgtattataatcatatatttaagtaaatacaaCTTAGTAGGCTCAATTACagataacttttaattattagttgttTTATCATTTGTGAagctaaataaaacaataacttgGAATGATgtctataataaaaacatatgaattataggttaggttaaaagaATAGGAAATAACAGGTAATATATAGAgcatattatgatacaaaaatTCTTTGAATATCTAGGCCccaaaataggtattataattcatCAACATTCAATGactagtaatatatatagttttaaaacaaattttcacACTCCACGGGAATCTTAAGAGAGACTTTAAAAGTACTAAATATGCATGCAATTATGCAATaaagttttgatattttttttgttgtgtcaTCAGTATAATTTCACACTTACTTAGCAATAAATCTAATAgccaaaaaaaacatacaaatgccTTTTGTGGTAGAAAAATTGCTTCGATTTACTTCATTATCTTTTCTggtaagaaagtgaatctaattcgTATTTTAAGGTGGTAAAAAGTACGAAACTCCTAGAAGATTTCAAAAGAtaaagtgaaaaacaaaaaaaaattaagaaaaattgaatttttaatataaaatcgatttttaaattctgagcaaagcaaagaatgtattgattttacaatgatgtttattttttatttttatttttgtgtctgtcaccacCGTTTAGGACAGtcaaaatgcttggattttcttaaaCAGTAACATATCTGATAGGAAagcgaatctagttggtactttgggggatcaaaagtaaaaatttcccagtagtagGACGAGGATCGCATGAACACAGCAACGTTTTGTGACAGCCAAAGTGCCTGTAATTTTCATACATTGCATTATTAGGCTGCTGCAAGTTTGAagttaatttcaattattcaataagtaaatatattgtaaacgaGGAGGGGGCGATTACTAAAACCCGTccaaaaaaattccaaatttaaTTATCCAGGATACTACAATGTACGAGTAAGTACTATGATTTTACTTTCATCAGCAAAAAATCAAGatttcttataaattttaatgtatacttTACGCCGTAAAGTTAACTGTCAATATTCATAATTGGGACAATGTCCAGGCAATATGGGAAATTAAACACTTTGTCCAGGAATTGCACAGAATGACCAAAATACAGTGGGCAATAAACATTATGAATAATGATGAAAAAGATATAAAaccgtttttcttttcaataaataatttacattatagttaatttttatataataggtatatgaatgTTGAGGAATaaagtaatataggtacatattgatattttaattaaacttttgtttttttgtagtAGGTACCCACTAAAATGCTTGAAAGatcaaaactataaactataaaataggcTCCTAggctattgtttcaaaggcagatgaaaaaattaaaaatccttagtcacagtttttatttataagcatttaaagttcaaattttgacaaaatacggaaaaatcacgaaacttagcaaattattttgagttgagaattcataaaaatttttctttttaaatctaagatttgaaaatgtaatataagattactcataagttgtctacttttatcaaaaaaaaaaaatgtctacaagaaacttaaattaaatttttatgagcgtttgaagttcatatttttacaacatttgatattcactcgatttctcatgtaacgattttcttattttgttgtaattaaaaaacgaatgactgtagatacttgaaaatttcactgaatgtttttatttgcattttctatacacaataaaataaattgactctttttgagctgtttacggacattgtcagttctcaattttagattctgagtgaaacgatgaatgtattgattttacaatgatgtgtgtttttttttttattttttttttatttttttttttatttttgtgtctgtgtacacgataagtagtcgaaataatgcttcgattttcgacttcagtatcttgttcgatgggaaagtgaatatcgttggtgcattggggaggtcaaaattttaatttcccagtagttttcaaaagcgatgtgaaaaacaaaagaaaaattaaggaaaaacgggaatttttacgcaaaatcgatttttaacaaaatcgattttggttattggtgtaactctaaaacaaatgaccgtaga
Above is a window of Metopolophium dirhodum isolate CAU chromosome 3, ASM1992520v1, whole genome shotgun sequence DNA encoding:
- the LOC132940257 gene encoding transcription initiation factor IIB-like; its protein translation is MSKNLVQCQQHPDAPLIEDYRAGDQICSECGLVVGDRVIDVGSEWRTFSNDKGANSADPSRVGGAENPLLNGSDLSTLVGPSRGDASFDEFGGMKYKNKGMVCSTNRSLLNAYREIGLMADRINLPRNIVDRANVLFKQVHDGKNLKGRSNDAIASASLYIACRQEGVPRTFKEICAVSKVSKKEIGRVFKLILKALETSVDLITTGDFMSRFCCNLGLPNMVQRAATHIAKKAVEYDIVPGRSPISVAAAAIFMASQASDEKRSQKEIGDIAGVAEVTIKQSYKLILANATLLFPEDFKFVTQISDLPTS
- the LOC132940254 gene encoding elongator complex protein 4-like, translating into MSLNLQSHTISQRKSLKLKGTKTSVTKNQILISTGIVSLDAVLDGGIPIGTVALVEEENHGRNAELITKHFIAEGVVCDHSILIADVEKKPEAIANDLPKPIQEESFQPTDIIAEDFKIAWRYSQNPIYDSKPHHTSISFGHTFDMSAKIPVDELKNIRYWPDEKSQGTSYSELLEQINTIITKGGFSTKIPVEQRRVLRITISNLYSPIWDSNDLNVVTFLYKLRILVRSSYATCLLTCRAHTIDDVVKCRMEHFVDTVLILKPMELSSCADYNGKLIIGKLASFNTFLYEPLSVDWATKLTRKKLCIEKLHLPPCLNSGDDNENVHTKQLSCASTTSVLNF